In a genomic window of Chrysemys picta bellii isolate R12L10 chromosome 1, ASM1138683v2, whole genome shotgun sequence:
- the LOC135975596 gene encoding uncharacterized protein LOC135975596, producing MESQDRKRAPAWTGREVRDLLAVWGDESVLAELRSSKRNGKVLEKVSKAMKDRGHNRDTQQCRVKIKELRQAYHKAREANGRSGAEPQTCRFYAELHTILGGAATTTPTMCYDSVNGETHREEGSGNEEDEDGGNVGSSQQQGSGETGFPNSQDMFVTLDLEPVTPELTQDPEGTQETSAANVSPSQRLVNIRKRKRRTRDDMFTELQMSSHADRAQNAWRQSMSDMRKAQYEREERWRAEWRDEKSKWRAEDDRWRQLADRRQESMLRLLEHQTDMLQCMVELQERQQEQRPPLQPLCNQQPSSPSSIASSPRRPRTRWGGLRPPSHSTPDDCPSIRRLAFNKS from the exons atggagtcccaggatcgcaaaagagctccagcatggaccggacgggaggtacgggatctgctcgccgtatggggagatgaatcagtgctagctgaactccgtagcagtaaaagaaatggcaaagtattagaaaaggtctccaaggccatgaaggaccgaggccataacagggacacacagcagtgccgcgtgaaaattaaggagctacggcaagcctaccacaaagccagagaagcaaatggaaggtccggggcagaaccgcaaacttgccgcttctacgcggagctgcataccattctagggggtgcagccaccactaccccaaccatgtgctatgactccgtcaatggagaaacacacagggaagagggttcggggaatgaggaagatgaagatggaggtaatgtaggtagctcacagcagcaaggaagcggagaaaccggtttccccaacagccaggatatgtttgtcaccctggacctggaaccagtaacccccgaactcacccaagaccctgagggcacacaggagacctctg ctgcaaatgtttctccttcgcagaggctagtgaacattagaaagagaaaacggaggacgcgggacgatatgttcacggagctccagatgtcctcccacgctgatagagcacagaatgcgtggaggcagtcaatgtcggacatgagaaaagcacaatatgaacgagaggagaggtggcgggctgaatggcgggatgaaaagagcaagtggcgggctgaagatgataggtggcgtcagcttgcagacagaaggcaagagtcaatgctccgtctgctggagcatcaaactgatatgctccagtgtatggttgagctgcaggaaaggcagcaggagcagagaccgccgctacagcccctgtgtaaccaacagccctcctccccaagttccatagcctcctcacccagacgcccaagaacacggtgggggggcctccggccacccagtcactccaccccagatgattgcccaagcatcagaaggctggccttcaataagagttaa